From a single Clupea harengus chromosome 24, Ch_v2.0.2, whole genome shotgun sequence genomic region:
- the dzank1 gene encoding double zinc ribbon and ankyrin repeat-containing protein 1, producing MLPEFVLAASLDTENEYSDRSALARLHVCGFSLTNMTAGCVAVPRIIPIRKPLPGKAKHEIDTATPVEIKSDTSDVSVFFTLDGTKPDLNRRPGGGAVSTIRYSSPVCLPAGKVIVKALAVRCDGRESGVVTKVFLVEPAAQGEEDDPGDVQGDGGPHAAERAASAENRSGDTPGVMRPPSGATLRTSTGPRFLSQRLGHPPPPGGPSQHTKSGDPAESPFRNLTHTHMSRIQRETDFLRCATCLSHRPSDPFARFCLNCGATVPPVPGQRLPPTEGGQMAVCVSCKALVPVNTSSCVVCEAPMAPQLQPQASHRLQDKMICQSCGTGNPAHISYCVTCEARLPQPATPVFSGHGAPPLPNPDGRMISCSKCRRLNHSDARFCDWCGAKPGHVARYLTCSRCGSSSHPYANFCGRCGVFLEGPQRLQSRCSSAGGALEQKQMAPGDAHSAVWQVAPAAPGLASLQTHAADSMDAETQTVGLFYPSATQLHKRDQQEALEQLRQETMRDRRPPLTAISPGRGYWRKQMDHICSHLRSYTQNNLEFRGLVGEPRMGQMVSAMIEEDNVEVSLRINFVAATPDKSKAPEGVELKKPMALSEIINLSSVTEGATHNTPAAESGPTLSSPGPKKSLRTQKRPTEKQPPIKDSLLLKEVGPEGRGRVEEVQRLLEEGADPSCRDSKGHPALVVATTNGHHEVIPVLVQRGADINHQSGLLSNTALHVAAAMGNRGLKSAETLLGCNASLKKKNSRRQTAYDVAVSSDCRELLSLIAARAGQGLLDRLTKPRTPSGLDMF from the exons ATGCTGCCTGAGTTTGTGTTAGCCGCGTCGCTAGATACAGAAAATGAATACTCTGATCGGTCAGCGTTAGCAAGGCTACACG tgtgtgggtTTTCGTTGACAAACATGACCGCGGGCTGTGTCGCTGTGCCTCGGATCATACCGATTCGGAAGCCGCTGCCAGGGAAAGCCAAACACGAGATAGACACAGCCACACCAGTCGAGATCAAATCAG ACACCTCCGATGTTAGTGTTTTCTTCACTCTGGACGGCACCAAGCCAGATTTGAACAGGAGGCCGGGGGGCGGGGCGGTCAGCACCATCAGGTACAGCTCACCTGTCTGTTTACCTGCAGGAAAGGTGATCGTCAAGGCCCTGGCTGTCAGATG TGACGGGAGGGAGAGCGGTGTTGTCACTAAGGTCTTCCTGGTGGAACCTGCGGCCCAGGGCGAGGAGGACGACCCAGGGGACGTGCAGGGAGACGGCGGGCCGCACGCGGCAGAGCGGGCCGCCAGCGCGGAGAACCGGTCTGGGGACACTCCAG GGGTCATGAGGCCACCCAGCGGTGCGACCCTCAGAACCTCTACGGGCCCTCGGTTCCTCAGCCAGCGTCTGGGGCACCCACCTCCTCCAGGGGGCCCCTCTCAACACACCAAG AGTGGCGACCCAGCAGAGAGTCCTTTCAGgaacctgacacacacccacatgtccAGAATCCAGAGGGAGACAGACTTTCTCAG GTGTGCCACCTGTCTGAGCCACCGCCCCTCAGACCCGTTTGCTCGGTTCTGTTTGAACTGTGGGGCCACCGTACCCCCTGTGCCTGGCCAGAGACTCCCACCAACTGAGGGAGGACAG atggccgtgtgtgtgtcctgtaaagCGCTGGTCCCTGTGAACACCTcctcctgtgtggtgtgtgaagccCCCATGGCGCCCCAGCTCCAGCCTCAGGCCAGCCACAGACTACAG GACAAAATGATCTGTCAATCATGTGGGACAGGAAACCCCGCACATATCAGCTATTGTGTTACGTGTGAGGCCCGCCTCCCTCAGCCCGCCACA CCAGTGTTCAGTGGGCACGGTGCCCCCCCGCTGCCCAACCCTGACGGTAGGATGATCTCCTGCTCCAAGTGCCGCCGCCTCAACCACTCAGACGCTCGCTTCTGTGACTGGTGCGGTGCCAAG CCAGGTCACGTGGCTCGGTACCTGACGTGTTCCCGCTGTGGGTCCAGCTCCCACCCGTACGCGAACTTTTGCGGCCGCTGTGGAGTGTTCCTGGAGGGGCCGCAGAGGCTGCAGTCCCGCTGCAGCTCAGCAGGGGGAGCCCTCGAACAGAAGCAG ATGGCCCCCGGGGACGCTCACAGTGCCGTGTGGCAGGTGGCCCCCGCCGCCCCTGGCCTGGCCTCCCTGCAGACGCATGCGGCAGACAGCATGGACGCTGAGACGCAGACGGTGGGCCTGTTCTACCCGTCGGCCACGCAGCTGCACAAGAGAGACCAGCAGGAGGCGCTAGAGCAGCTCCGACAGGAAACGATGCGCGACAGGAGGCCTCCGCTCACTGCCATCAGTCCAGGGAGGG GGTACTGGAGAAAGCAAATGGATCATATCTGCTCTCACTTGCGCAGCTACACACAGAACAATCTAGAGTTCCGTGGCCTGGTAGGAGAGCCTCGCATGGgtcag ATGGTCTCTGCGATGATTGAGGAGGACAACGTTGAGGTCAGCCTCAGGATCAACTTTGTCGCCGCCACGCCTGATAAGTCAAAG GCCCCAGAGGGGGTTGAGCTGAAGAAGCCGATGGCCCTGAGTGAGATCATCAACCTGAGCAGCGTCACAGAGGGggctacacacaacacaccgg cagcagagagTGGTCCAACCCTGTCTTCTCCCGGTCCGAAGAAAAGCCTGAGAACCCAGAAGAGGCCCACAGAAAAACAACCA ccaatcaaagaCAGCCTGTTGCTGAAGGAGGTGGGGCCTGAAGGGAGGGGGCGTGTCGAGGAGGTGCAGAGGCTTCTGGAGGAG GGAGCCGACCCATCGTGCCGAGACAGCAAAGGTCATCCAGCGTTGGTCGTCGCGACAACAAACGGTCACCATGAGGTCATTCCTGTCCTGGTGCAGAGAGGAGCCGACATCAACCACCAATCAGGACT ACTCAGCAACACGGCCCTGCACGTGGCCGCAGCCATGGGCAACAGAGGCCTGAAGAGCGCCGAGACGCTGCTGGG gtgtAACGCCAgcctgaagaagaagaacagtCGCCGACAGACGGCGTACGATGTGGCGGTCAGCTCGGACTGTCGGGAGCTGCTTTCCCTCATCGCCGCCCGGGCCGGTCAGGGTCTCCTGGACCGCCTCACCAAACCCAGAACCCCGTCGGGTCTGGACATGTTCTGA